A stretch of the Paenibacillus dendritiformis genome encodes the following:
- a CDS encoding ABC transporter ATP-binding protein, translating into MNSITLYMKRLHKTAGLRLSINIIGMVISSLLEGMTFLLLIPMLTVGGVLLSEPAWENRLQFLNILHSLPQASSLAIILTVYLLIVVIQNLIHRAVTIRNAEIEQHFSRQLRYENYSALLRAQWSFFLHRRTSDLVNALTIETARVLGGISLLLQFITSALFTLVQIIFAFWISPTITLFVIACGAMLAFLSRGFIRKSKQLGSHTSKLAQAYLAGITDQLQGMKDIKSNNLEPSRLEWHQQLTEGTMQEQLDYVRLRLNSQLLYKISSSLLIAGFIFVSFRFFPAEGPSLLIVILVFARLWPRFTSLQSKLEQLASTIPAFKALQQLQHDCQLAADQAIALTESPAQGPGPWFVMQGIEVRNLSFRYQPQRPVYALQNISVHIPAQGMTAIVGKSGAGKSTLIDLLMGLMQPESGQILVDGMAITNENLLAYRRSIGYVAQDPFLYNASIRENLLMVKPSATENDLWEALDFSSAAEFVRKLPHQLETLIGDRGIRLSGGERQRLVLARAIIRQPSILVLDEATSALDTENEKKILTALHRLKERITVIVVAHRLSTIQNAEQILVMHDGKLVEQGTFLSLFSEKKSIFVNLLQNQEVNPVSVYPL; encoded by the coding sequence ATGAACTCGATTACGCTTTACATGAAGCGGCTTCATAAAACGGCAGGGTTACGATTAAGCATCAACATTATTGGCATGGTGATCAGCAGTCTCCTGGAAGGCATGACATTTCTTCTGCTCATCCCCATGCTTACGGTTGGCGGCGTTCTGTTGTCAGAGCCGGCTTGGGAGAACAGGCTGCAGTTTTTGAACATCCTGCACAGCTTGCCGCAGGCTTCTTCCCTAGCCATTATTCTCACGGTCTACCTGCTGATTGTCGTCATTCAAAACCTCATTCATCGGGCCGTTACGATCCGCAATGCCGAGATAGAGCAACATTTCAGCCGACAGCTGCGTTACGAGAATTACAGCGCTCTTCTAAGAGCGCAATGGTCTTTTTTCCTACACCGCAGAACTTCCGATCTGGTGAATGCCCTTACGATCGAGACCGCCAGAGTCTTGGGGGGAATCAGTCTGCTCCTCCAATTCATTACATCTGCCTTGTTTACCCTCGTTCAGATTATTTTCGCCTTCTGGATCTCACCGACGATAACGCTGTTCGTGATTGCCTGCGGAGCCATGCTTGCCTTTCTTTCCCGCGGATTTATTCGCAAATCCAAGCAGCTCGGCAGCCATACGTCCAAGCTCGCCCAAGCTTATCTGGCGGGAATCACTGACCAGCTTCAGGGAATGAAAGATATAAAGAGCAACAACCTGGAACCCTCCCGCTTGGAGTGGCACCAGCAGCTTACCGAAGGAACCATGCAAGAGCAGCTGGATTATGTGCGGCTAAGGCTGAATTCCCAGCTGTTGTATAAAATATCGTCCTCACTGCTTATTGCCGGATTTATCTTTGTGTCATTTCGCTTTTTTCCGGCTGAGGGACCGTCTTTGTTGATCGTTATTCTGGTCTTTGCCAGGTTGTGGCCGCGATTTACCAGCCTCCAGTCCAAGCTGGAACAATTGGCTTCGACCATCCCCGCCTTCAAGGCTCTTCAGCAATTGCAGCATGACTGCCAGTTGGCCGCAGATCAGGCGATCGCGCTTACCGAATCGCCCGCTCAGGGACCTGGCCCTTGGTTCGTTATGCAAGGAATCGAAGTCAGAAATCTTTCGTTTCGTTATCAGCCGCAGCGGCCTGTGTATGCTTTGCAAAATATCAGCGTTCATATTCCTGCCCAAGGGATGACCGCTATCGTTGGCAAATCAGGGGCCGGCAAGAGCACGTTGATCGACCTCCTTATGGGCCTGATGCAGCCTGAATCCGGTCAAATCCTCGTGGATGGCATGGCGATCACGAATGAAAATCTGCTCGCGTACAGACGCTCCATCGGGTATGTGGCGCAGGATCCGTTTCTCTATAATGCGAGCATAAGAGAAAACCTGTTGATGGTTAAACCGAGCGCCACGGAGAACGATCTGTGGGAAGCGCTCGATTTCTCCTCGGCAGCTGAATTTGTACGCAAGCTTCCTCACCAATTGGAGACGCTCATTGGAGATCGGGGCATTCGTCTGTCAGGAGGGGAACGGCAGCGGCTGGTGCTGGCAAGAGCCATCATCCGCCAGCCTTCGATCCTTGTCCTGGATGAGGCGACAAGCGCACTGGATACGGAGAATGAAAAAAAGATTCTGACCGCTTTGCACCGGTTGAAGGAGCGCATTACGGTCATTGTGGTTGCCCATAGGCTGTCCACCATCCAAAACGCGGAACAAATTTTAGTTATGCATGACGGGAAATTGGTTGAACAGGGAACCTTTTTGTCATTATTCTCAGAAAAAAAGAGTATATTTGTTAATCTCTTACAAAATCAGGAGGTGAATCCTGTTTCCGTCTATCCGTTGTAG
- a CDS encoding lasso peptide biosynthesis B2 protein, with protein MNRLRRWIWLCLFDRKTFLLFAEAYLYLGWARILLYFPFAKISPLLGRRSMETPEVHDPSDTKTMKHIRSAIHIASRHTFWESKCLVRAIAGMKMLEKRNLNSTLYLGTGKNKNGELIAHAWLRSGSIYITGAEMMKQFVVVEKFAKSAGTDL; from the coding sequence ATGAACCGGTTGAGAAGATGGATATGGTTATGCTTGTTCGACCGGAAGACATTCCTTTTATTTGCGGAAGCTTATCTTTATTTGGGGTGGGCGCGCATTCTTTTGTATTTTCCGTTCGCGAAGATCTCGCCGCTGCTGGGGAGACGATCCATGGAAACGCCGGAAGTCCATGATCCGTCGGATACAAAAACCATGAAGCATATTCGGAGCGCGATCCATATCGCGAGCCGGCACACGTTCTGGGAGAGCAAATGCTTGGTAAGAGCGATAGCAGGCATGAAAATGCTTGAGAAAAGAAACCTGAACAGCACTTTATATTTGGGGACCGGGAAAAATAAAAACGGCGAACTGATCGCACACGCCTGGCTCCGCAGCGGCTCGATATACATTACCGGCGCCGAGATGATGAAGCAGTTCGTCGTGGTGGAGAAATTCGCGAAAAGCGCAGGGACAGACTTATGA
- a CDS encoding lasso peptide biosynthesis PqqD family chaperone: MSNLHSIAPVDTLVQCEGHIVSDMAGEKVMLSVQKGKYYNLGTLGGEIWDMLVTPVKAEHIIRSILSDYEVEPPECEEDILLFLSDLEREGLIRLVKRL, translated from the coding sequence ATGAGCAACCTTCATTCGATCGCCCCTGTCGATACGCTTGTTCAATGCGAGGGCCATATCGTTAGCGATATGGCCGGCGAAAAAGTGATGTTAAGCGTCCAGAAGGGAAAATACTATAATCTCGGTACGCTTGGCGGCGAGATCTGGGACATGCTTGTCACGCCCGTGAAGGCGGAACATATTATTCGATCCATTTTATCCGACTATGAGGTAGAGCCGCCGGAATGCGAGGAAGACATTCTCCTGTTCCTCTCGGATTTGGAACGTGAAGGGTTGATAAGGCTTGTGAAGCGGCTATGA
- a CDS encoding aldolase produces MTERAAVRTDHYKAFGFRIESDFALPELPQASEREPMDNITVRRTDLQPLWNSTIHSYGNLAILDHGRTVMFRVPGAAIYAVQDGSSILVSPFDQAEEDWVRLFILGTCMGILLLQRKIMPLHGSAVAIDGKAYAIIGDSGAGKSTLALHLMSEGYPLLSDDVIPVVMTQGSPWVVPSYPQQKLWADTLKHMGMDNASYTPLYERNTKFAVPAGSNFHDEPLPLASIFELVPWDAATHSAPIQGLDRLRVLFHHTYRNLLVQPLGLMEWHFKTLTSFVHQIGMYRLHRPMVGFSALDLTSVILNITRQGENDQ; encoded by the coding sequence ATGACCGAACGAGCAGCGGTAAGGACTGACCATTATAAAGCTTTTGGCTTCCGTATTGAGAGCGACTTTGCATTACCGGAACTGCCTCAGGCTAGCGAGCGCGAGCCTATGGACAACATTACGGTACGGCGGACAGACTTGCAGCCTCTCTGGAACAGCACCATTCATTCCTATGGCAACTTGGCTATTCTGGATCACGGCCGTACGGTTATGTTTCGGGTACCTGGGGCAGCTATATATGCGGTACAGGATGGCTCCTCCATTCTGGTCTCTCCGTTCGATCAGGCGGAAGAGGATTGGGTTCGGCTTTTTATTCTGGGGACTTGCATGGGCATTCTATTGCTGCAGCGCAAAATTATGCCTTTGCACGGCAGCGCCGTGGCTATTGACGGGAAGGCCTATGCCATTATCGGCGACTCCGGGGCGGGCAAATCCACCTTGGCCTTGCACCTGATGTCCGAAGGATATCCGCTGCTTAGCGATGATGTTATTCCCGTCGTGATGACTCAAGGCTCTCCCTGGGTTGTTCCATCTTATCCTCAGCAAAAATTATGGGCGGACACATTGAAGCACATGGGAATGGACAATGCCAGTTACACCCCGCTTTATGAGCGTAATACGAAATTTGCCGTGCCCGCGGGGTCCAACTTTCATGATGAACCTCTTCCTTTGGCAAGCATCTTTGAGTTGGTTCCCTGGGATGCAGCGACTCATAGTGCGCCGATCCAGGGGTTGGATCGCTTACGAGTCCTCTTCCACCATACGTACCGTAATTTGTTGGTGCAGCCGCTGGGATTGATGGAATGGCACTTCAAGACCCTGACATCCTTCGTTCACCAGATCGGGATGTACCGTCTGCACCGCCCCATGGTTGGATTCAGCGCGCTTGATCTGACATCTGTCATCTTAAACATAACCCGGCAAGGAGAGAATGACCAATGA
- a CDS encoding paeninodin family lasso peptide has translation MKKPYSKPSLEVLDVHQTMAGPGTSTPDAFQPDPDEDVHYDPMDS, from the coding sequence ATGAAAAAGCCGTACAGCAAGCCGTCCCTTGAAGTGTTGGATGTTCATCAGACCATGGCTGGGCCGGGTACCTCTACGCCGGATGCTTTCCAGCCGGACCCGGATGAAGACGTGCATTACGATCCGATGGATAGCTAG
- a CDS encoding asparagine synthase-related protein — protein MGAIAGLYHLQHDKLEPGLGREMIDALRRFPADYISSWSNGSLFLGCLQQCITPQSINEVLPCYDPVTSLAITSDAMIDNRDELADQLQLSKQALQTITDSQLILQAYMKWGHDMPKHLVGDFAFIIWDGRDRTMFGARDFSGTRTLYFHQSPELLSFCTVMEPLLKLPHVKRDLNERWISQFLAIPITTDAVDSFSTVYQSIKQVPPSHSIFVANGKVIFQQYCRLRHSDKLVLASNEEYEEAFRDVFQTAVHARLRTCRHVGAHLSGGLDSGSVVSFAAPMLRAINKPLYTFSYYPVEGFSDFTSGSRFADEREYIRSTAEHAGNIEMNVSSYPASNPYSVIDEWLDTLEMPYKFFENSFWLKGIYEQASAQGIGIMLTGQRGNWTISWGPAMDYQASLLRKGRLVSFFWEYRRYCQSLGANPWKVLQIVGKKSFPWLAPLIAPGSDPALPVLINPEFASKTNVTDCMKACGMDVWGSSTQNAYDIRKDHFNQLYFWNINGTIGTKLSLKHKIWDRDPTNDLRVVRFCLSVPDEQFVQQGVDRSLIRRATARYLPDKVRLNRKRRGVQGAYGVFRLMPEWSGLIREFEQMIGDPRTSYYLNAPLLQELLDDIRDYPRPELAFDLKFRVLMRGFIFHKFLSRISGKEV, from the coding sequence ATGGGTGCAATAGCAGGCCTTTATCACCTTCAACACGATAAGTTGGAACCCGGACTTGGGAGAGAAATGATCGATGCCTTGCGGCGCTTTCCCGCTGATTACATAAGCAGTTGGAGTAACGGTTCCCTCTTTCTGGGATGCCTCCAGCAGTGCATTACGCCCCAATCCATCAACGAGGTCCTGCCCTGCTATGATCCGGTTACATCGCTCGCCATTACTTCGGATGCGATGATTGATAATCGGGACGAATTAGCAGACCAGCTTCAGCTATCCAAGCAGGCTCTTCAGACCATAACGGACAGCCAGCTTATTCTCCAAGCATATATGAAATGGGGCCATGATATGCCCAAACATCTCGTAGGGGATTTCGCTTTCATCATTTGGGATGGCAGGGATCGCACGATGTTTGGCGCAAGGGATTTTTCCGGAACACGGACCCTTTACTTTCATCAATCCCCGGAACTGCTCTCATTCTGCACAGTCATGGAACCGCTTCTAAAGCTCCCGCACGTGAAAAGAGACTTGAACGAACGCTGGATTTCCCAATTCCTTGCTATCCCGATCACGACAGACGCCGTAGATTCATTTTCTACCGTGTATCAATCCATTAAGCAGGTTCCCCCTTCCCATTCCATTTTCGTTGCCAACGGGAAAGTAATCTTTCAACAATACTGCCGGCTGCGGCATAGTGACAAGCTTGTGCTTGCAAGCAACGAGGAATATGAGGAAGCGTTCCGGGATGTTTTTCAGACTGCCGTTCATGCCCGTCTAAGAACATGCCGCCATGTCGGAGCACACCTAAGCGGCGGACTTGATTCCGGTTCGGTGGTTAGCTTTGCCGCTCCGATGTTGAGAGCCATCAACAAGCCTCTCTATACCTTCAGCTATTATCCGGTCGAGGGCTTTTCCGATTTCACTTCAGGCAGCCGTTTTGCGGATGAAAGAGAATACATACGGTCCACGGCGGAGCATGCAGGCAATATCGAGATGAATGTATCCAGTTATCCGGCAAGCAACCCTTACTCCGTCATTGACGAATGGCTTGATACGCTGGAGATGCCGTATAAATTTTTTGAGAACTCCTTTTGGCTTAAGGGAATCTATGAACAAGCCTCTGCCCAGGGCATCGGGATTATGCTTACCGGACAGAGGGGGAACTGGACCATATCCTGGGGGCCCGCCATGGATTACCAGGCCAGTCTGCTAAGGAAAGGACGTCTCGTCTCGTTCTTCTGGGAGTACAGACGTTATTGCCAATCGCTTGGGGCGAATCCCTGGAAAGTGCTTCAAATCGTCGGCAAAAAGAGCTTTCCTTGGCTCGCCCCGCTGATTGCTCCGGGAAGCGACCCTGCGCTGCCGGTCTTGATTAACCCGGAGTTCGCCAGCAAAACCAATGTAACGGACTGCATGAAGGCCTGCGGCATGGACGTCTGGGGATCATCGACTCAGAATGCGTATGACATTCGCAAAGACCACTTTAATCAACTGTACTTTTGGAATATTAACGGAACGATCGGCACGAAGCTTTCCCTTAAGCATAAAATCTGGGACAGGGATCCCACCAATGATTTGCGGGTCGTCCGCTTCTGTCTGTCGGTACCTGATGAACAGTTCGTTCAGCAAGGCGTCGACCGTTCGCTCATACGCAGGGCAACCGCCCGCTACCTGCCCGACAAGGTGAGATTAAATCGAAAAAGACGCGGCGTGCAGGGCGCTTACGGCGTGTTCAGACTCATGCCCGAGTGGAGTGGATTGATCCGGGAGTTTGAACAGATGATTGGCGATCCGCGAACTTCTTATTATCTGAATGCCCCCCTGCTTCAGGAGCTGCTGGACGATATCCGGGATTATCCGCGGCCGGAGCTTGCCTTCGATCTCAAGTTCCGCGTGCTGATGCGCGGGTTCATCTTCCATAAATTCCTGTCAAGAATCTCTGGAAAGGAGGTGTAA
- a CDS encoding MraY family glycosyltransferase, protein MFSYVFAFLLSACIVLFLIPPFKKLAFRIGFVDQPQADNERKIHRQPIPLLAGAAIFIGFCITYVSFVPHSLTKMAGILGGGLLILSIGMVDDWYKTRRKDFPALPKLIVQVGAAALVYASGIAFIGFNNPFTGQFIYLPEWLQFLLTVTWIFGVTTVINFSDGMDGLAGGLTAISAGTLFIVGISHGQGTPAMMALILVGAAIGYLRYNKPPANVFMGDAGATFLGFMLGVVALDGAFKQATLLSLFIPILAVGVPIFDNILVVFRRMLNGQPIYKADATQAHYRLLAVGLNQKQVVIFLCLLNLCFGLTSIILSLLPV, encoded by the coding sequence ATGTTTTCTTACGTTTTCGCCTTCCTTCTTTCTGCTTGTATCGTCCTTTTTCTGATTCCTCCCTTCAAGAAATTGGCCTTTCGCATCGGCTTCGTCGATCAGCCGCAGGCGGATAATGAACGGAAAATACATAGGCAGCCCATTCCCTTGTTGGCAGGGGCTGCGATTTTTATCGGCTTTTGCATCACCTATGTGTCGTTCGTCCCGCATTCCTTGACGAAGATGGCAGGCATTCTCGGCGGGGGGCTGCTCATCCTGTCCATCGGCATGGTGGATGATTGGTACAAGACCCGGCGCAAGGATTTTCCTGCGCTGCCGAAGCTTATCGTGCAGGTAGGGGCCGCCGCCTTGGTCTACGCTTCCGGTATCGCTTTCATCGGCTTCAACAACCCGTTCACGGGGCAATTCATCTATTTGCCGGAATGGCTTCAGTTCCTCCTGACGGTAACCTGGATATTCGGCGTCACGACGGTCATTAACTTTTCGGACGGGATGGACGGTCTGGCAGGGGGACTGACCGCGATCTCGGCGGGGACGTTGTTCATCGTCGGCATCTCGCACGGGCAGGGAACTCCGGCGATGATGGCTTTGATCCTGGTCGGAGCGGCAATAGGGTATTTGCGTTACAACAAGCCGCCGGCCAATGTCTTTATGGGCGACGCCGGGGCGACGTTTCTCGGCTTCATGCTGGGGGTGGTGGCGCTCGACGGCGCGTTCAAGCAAGCAACGCTCTTATCGCTTTTCATTCCGATTCTCGCGGTGGGCGTGCCGATATTCGACAATATTTTGGTCGTCTTCCGGCGGATGCTTAACGGGCAGCCGATCTACAAAGCGGATGCGACCCAGGCGCATTACCGTCTGCTGGCGGTCGGATTGAACCAGAAGCAGGTTGTCATCTTCTTGTGTTTGCTGAATCTTTGCTTCGGGCTGACTTCCATTATTTTATCGCTGCTGCCCGTCTGA
- a CDS encoding suppressor of fused domain protein, with product MTEEEAQALGWDAIDAKLKEVYGDTEPLHYGTVLPYMLGGEDPLDGISVFAQAEPEPHWHYVTYGFSELYEKEGDDPEISGYGFELTMRLKREGEEEPPAWPMNMLQNLARYVFRSGNVFAAGHYLDANGPIALDSDTEMRALFFMRDSQLGEMDTPNGSVQFLQVAGITLDELDMMQSWRSSGFLPMMEEVLPLGITDLKRTSVLRDPDTAARAEEGMRRDGSGTGSLFIDSLAWQEEKKFMRGAVYTIEIGAKQAPSIAQILRGRIPYREALYLIGPNRPIACLPGDEPQAVVQDDALELHLNEQALEELASRLVPRQGTFTIASLPKVQFHIVKTEIRNQDGEVVKTIG from the coding sequence ATGACGGAAGAAGAAGCGCAGGCCCTTGGGTGGGACGCGATTGATGCGAAATTGAAGGAAGTGTACGGGGACACGGAGCCGCTTCATTATGGCACCGTCTTGCCCTATATGCTGGGCGGCGAGGATCCGCTGGACGGGATCAGCGTCTTTGCGCAGGCCGAGCCGGAGCCGCATTGGCATTATGTCACATACGGCTTCTCGGAGTTGTACGAGAAGGAAGGGGACGACCCGGAGATCAGCGGCTATGGCTTCGAACTGACGATGCGGCTGAAGCGGGAGGGGGAAGAGGAACCTCCGGCATGGCCGATGAACATGCTGCAGAATCTGGCCCGGTATGTATTCCGGTCAGGCAATGTGTTCGCGGCAGGGCATTATTTGGATGCGAACGGTCCGATCGCGCTTGACTCGGATACGGAGATGAGGGCGCTTTTCTTCATGCGGGACAGCCAACTGGGCGAGATGGATACGCCGAACGGGAGCGTACAATTCCTGCAGGTGGCCGGCATTACGCTGGACGAGCTCGACATGATGCAGTCATGGAGAAGCAGCGGCTTCCTGCCAATGATGGAGGAGGTTCTGCCGCTGGGCATCACCGATCTGAAGCGGACCTCGGTGCTTCGCGATCCGGATACCGCCGCCAGAGCGGAAGAGGGGATGCGGAGGGACGGCTCCGGGACAGGCAGCCTGTTCATCGATAGTCTGGCCTGGCAGGAGGAGAAGAAGTTCATGCGGGGGGCGGTATATACGATTGAGATCGGAGCGAAGCAGGCACCTTCGATTGCTCAAATACTGCGCGGCCGTATCCCGTACCGGGAGGCGCTGTATTTAATCGGCCCGAACCGGCCTATCGCCTGCCTTCCCGGCGACGAGCCTCAGGCCGTCGTGCAGGACGACGCTCTCGAGCTGCATCTGAACGAGCAGGCGCTGGAGGAGCTGGCTTCGCGGCTCGTGCCGCGTCAAGGAACGTTCACGATTGCTTCCCTGCCGAAGGTGCAATTTCACATCGTCAAGACCGAGATCCGGAACCAAGACGGCGAAGTCGTCAAGACGATCGGTTAA
- a CDS encoding bifunctional metallophosphatase/5'-nucleotidase yields MNKKKLGTAAVLTTLISALFAGSLFAAPIRPIDHIQWMQDKNYIFGTKDGLALDRPITLVEAIAMLARVQGAAESVKTADPAFKHWAATSLTWAKQEGIVDAEQWKELHHPAPAATLQSVAERAGLRLELAGDTVTRDQFFKALGGAVTTHVTIGHTNDLHGHVLEDAKAKEMGYAKLATLMKDLREENPNTMLLDAGDMIQGTIYVNLSKGETATKLANALGYDFMASGNHEYDFGHEQLARLTKMFEFPVLAANVFDAEGKPMLQPYVTKQVGGKTFAILGLVTKDTPIVTHPDNVKGLTFRDPIEVAKEWVPKLRQVADHVIVLCHTGLEYDREMAKQVPGIDIIVGGHTHTPVDEPELVNSTYIVQDWEYAKSLGRVDLYYHGEDLVHFSGGLLKYDETTKPDPDVAAIVESLKKETDALLNEKIATASVDLDGDRSRVQKQETIMGNLVADAMLERTRTMPGLEADLAITNSGGIRTTIMKGDVTKRNLYDVLPFPNTLAVVEVKGSDLKAALENGVSEIESGSGRFPQIAGMSFDFDLKQPKGSRVTDVKVGGKALEEDRTYHVATNDFLIAGGDGYSMFMNKKSLDTGVTLYEVVEQYMKAKKEITGKIEQRIRQ; encoded by the coding sequence ATGAACAAAAAGAAGCTTGGCACAGCCGCGGTCCTGACGACGCTGATAAGCGCCTTGTTCGCCGGCTCCCTATTTGCGGCGCCAATCCGCCCTATCGATCACATCCAATGGATGCAGGATAAGAACTACATATTCGGAACCAAGGACGGGCTCGCGCTGGATCGCCCGATCACCCTCGTGGAAGCGATCGCGATGCTCGCGCGCGTGCAGGGCGCGGCGGAGTCCGTGAAGACCGCCGATCCGGCGTTCAAGCATTGGGCCGCCACATCGCTAACGTGGGCGAAGCAGGAGGGGATCGTCGATGCGGAGCAATGGAAAGAGCTCCATCATCCGGCTCCGGCGGCGACGCTCCAGAGCGTGGCGGAAAGAGCAGGGTTGCGTCTCGAGCTGGCCGGAGACACGGTGACCCGCGATCAGTTCTTCAAGGCGCTCGGCGGCGCGGTTACGACGCATGTCACCATCGGGCATACGAACGATCTGCATGGCCACGTTCTCGAAGATGCCAAAGCGAAAGAAATGGGCTACGCGAAGCTCGCCACCTTGATGAAGGATCTGCGCGAGGAAAATCCGAATACGATGCTGCTGGATGCCGGAGATATGATTCAAGGCACCATTTACGTGAATCTATCCAAAGGAGAAACGGCGACGAAGCTGGCCAATGCCCTCGGGTACGACTTCATGGCGTCGGGCAACCACGAATATGACTTCGGCCATGAGCAGCTTGCGAGGCTGACGAAGATGTTCGAGTTCCCTGTGCTGGCCGCCAACGTCTTCGACGCGGAAGGCAAGCCTATGCTTCAGCCTTATGTCACAAAGCAGGTGGGCGGCAAGACCTTCGCCATCCTCGGCTTGGTCACGAAGGACACGCCGATTGTTACCCATCCTGACAATGTGAAGGGCCTGACGTTCCGGGACCCGATCGAGGTCGCGAAGGAATGGGTGCCGAAGCTCCGCCAAGTGGCCGATCATGTCATCGTGCTCTGCCATACCGGCCTGGAGTATGATCGCGAGATGGCGAAGCAGGTGCCGGGCATCGACATCATCGTCGGCGGCCACACCCATACCCCGGTCGATGAGCCGGAGCTGGTCAATAGCACCTACATCGTGCAGGATTGGGAATACGCCAAGTCGCTGGGCCGGGTCGATCTGTACTATCATGGCGAAGATTTGGTTCATTTCTCCGGCGGACTGCTCAAATATGACGAAACGACGAAGCCCGACCCGGACGTAGCCGCCATCGTCGAGTCGCTGAAAAAAGAGACCGATGCGCTCTTGAATGAAAAAATCGCGACGGCGAGCGTCGATCTGGACGGGGACCGATCGAGAGTGCAGAAGCAGGAGACGATCATGGGCAATCTGGTCGCGGACGCGATGCTGGAGCGCACCCGGACGATGCCCGGCTTGGAAGCCGATCTGGCCATCACGAACTCGGGCGGCATCCGCACGACCATTATGAAGGGTGATGTGACGAAGCGGAATTTGTACGACGTGCTGCCGTTCCCGAACACGCTCGCTGTCGTTGAAGTGAAGGGCAGCGACCTGAAGGCCGCTCTCGAAAACGGAGTCAGCGAAATCGAGTCCGGCTCCGGGCGCTTCCCCCAAATTGCGGGCATGTCCTTCGACTTCGACTTGAAGCAGCCGAAGGGCAGCCGCGTGACCGACGTCAAAGTGGGCGGCAAGGCGCTGGAAGAAGACAGAACGTATCATGTCGCGACCAACGACTTCCTGATCGCGGGCGGAGACGGATATTCCATGTTCATGAACAAAAAATCGCTTGACACCGGCGTCACGCTCTATGAAGTGGTCGAACAGTACATGAAGGCGAAGAAAGAGATTACGGGCAAGATCGAGCAGCGCATTCGCCAGTAA
- a CDS encoding ribonucleotide-diphosphate reductase subunit beta yields the protein MKLQKIFNTEAPNQSTRIILGECSGILNWDDIRMPHMYKLYKVLLLNHWIADEIPMSKDAQQFPNLTPDEQRAFKINISLLAVLDSMQTMFVGDVKRFFTDSSLEAISAIIAQQEVVHNQSYSYVLSSLVSEQEQKDIFEYWKHDAVLLERNRFIADIYQTFRDNPTPQTFFEALVADLILEGVFFYSTFAFFYNLARDQKMMATSQMISYIQRDENQHCYFFGEVFKQLLRDFPELNTDENRRFVYETIDRAVQLETNWAHYTLSNIRGIDLRELSDYIKYIANRRLAMMGMEKAYEGVDVNCMPWIKPFSDEALNSTKTDFFEAKSRTYGKVGDDNGFDEL from the coding sequence CTGAAACTGCAAAAAATATTCAATACCGAGGCGCCGAATCAATCGACCCGCATTATTCTGGGCGAATGCTCCGGTATTCTGAACTGGGACGATATCCGAATGCCGCATATGTACAAGCTGTACAAGGTGCTTCTGCTGAACCATTGGATCGCCGATGAGATTCCGATGTCCAAGGATGCCCAGCAATTTCCGAATCTGACGCCCGACGAGCAGCGCGCCTTCAAGATTAATATCTCGCTGCTGGCGGTGCTCGATTCGATGCAGACGATGTTCGTAGGCGATGTGAAGCGGTTTTTCACCGATTCCTCCCTGGAGGCCATTTCGGCCATTATCGCCCAGCAGGAAGTGGTTCACAATCAATCTTATTCTTATGTGCTGTCCTCGCTCGTGTCGGAGCAGGAGCAGAAGGACATTTTCGAATATTGGAAGCATGATGCCGTGCTCCTGGAGCGCAACCGCTTCATTGCGGACATTTACCAGACGTTCCGGGACAATCCGACGCCGCAGACATTCTTCGAAGCGCTCGTCGCGGATCTGATTCTCGAAGGCGTATTTTTCTACAGCACGTTCGCCTTCTTCTATAACCTGGCGCGCGACCAGAAGATGATGGCCACGAGCCAAATGATCTCGTACATCCAGCGCGACGAGAACCAGCACTGCTACTTCTTCGGCGAAGTGTTCAAGCAGCTGCTGCGCGACTTCCCGGAACTGAATACCGACGAGAACCGCCGGTTCGTCTACGAGACCATCGACCGGGCCGTTCAGCTGGAGACGAACTGGGCGCATTACACGCTTAGCAATATTCGCGGCATCGATCTGCGCGAGCTGAGCGATTACATTAAATATATCGCGAACCGCCGCCTCGCCATGATGGGCATGGAAAAGGCCTATGAAGGCGTCGACGTGAATTGCATGCCATGGATTAAGCCCTTCTCCGACGAGGCGCTCAATTCGACGAAGACCGATTTCTTCGAAGCGAAATCGCGCACCTACGGCAAGGTCGGCGACGACAACGGCTTCGACGAGCTGTAA